One genomic region from Antedon mediterranea chromosome 3, ecAntMedi1.1, whole genome shotgun sequence encodes:
- the LOC140045519 gene encoding uncharacterized protein gives MSKSAKMRLNERNVAYFASCNSPVDKEGILNKKGDSSRFQRRFFVLKGNLLFYFDKKGDKEPLGLIILEGCRIELADLDDNNMFQISFPGEGVRSYTLGANTQDEMESWMKVLSCASYEYMKAMVIELQRQLDELSHNDSNIAAARQSHRYSQYTPSRQDSESSVNGARLSDVHSHSTGSLDEIRDNPMPLPSSSAVSIYDKGKTESLAHTGAPRKSPFHSNRNSEHEPVSGPSRYNNPAYDIWNPIDDDAAISDTLSSSTSSSRESEYEELPEGRTKPVSYENVPVVDVPQIRAPSRLSAASSKIKKNNPFSRSAPSTVTRPQQNMYIDSEKRARSFAELHQDFGVFIVRMVNETRHRRTLDPNDSNST, from the coding sequence ATGTCGAAAAGTGCTAAGATGCGTTTAAATGAACGCAATGTGGCGTATTTTGCCTCATGTAACTCGCCTGTTGATAAGGAAGGAATATTGAACAAAAAAGGTGACTCGAGTCGTTTTCAAAGGCGGTTTTTTGTCCTGAAGggcaatttattattttactttgacAAGAAAGGTGACAAGGAACCACTTGGTTTGATAATATTAGAAGGATGTAGAATAGAATTAGCAGATTTAGACGATAACAATATGTTCCAGATATCTTTTCCGGGAGAAGGTGTGCGGTCGTACACTTTAGGTGCAAATACCCAGGATGAGATGGAGTCATGGATGAAAGTATTATCATGTGCTAGTTATGAGTATATGAAAGCAATGGTCATTGAATTACAGCGACAACTTGATGAGCTATCTCACAACGATAGTAACATTGCTGCCGCTCGACAGTCGCATCGATACAGCCAGTACACCCCGTCACGCCAAGACAGTGAGAGCAGTGTCAACGGGGCCCGGTTATCAGACGTTCACAGCCACAGTACAGGCAGTTTGGACGAAATACGAGACAATCCAATGCCGCTTCCCTCAAGCTCTGCTGTGAGCATTTACGATAAAGGAAAAACCGAATCGCTTGCACATACCGGTGCTCCTCGTAAAAGTCCATTTCATAGTAACCGTAACTCAGAACATGAACCGGTCAGTGGTCCGTCCAGGTACAATAATCCTGCCTACGATATTTGGAATCCAATAGATGATGATGCCGCCATTAGTGATACGTTGTCTTCAAGCACGTCAAGTTCACGAGAATCAGAATATGAGGAACTTCCTGAAGGAAGAACAAAACCTGTATCGTACGAAAACGTTCCTGTAGTGGATGTGCCGCAAATACGTGCACCTAGTCGATTGAGCGCTGCTTCATCGAAGATAAAAAAGAACAATCCGTTCTCACGTTCTGCTCCATCAACCGTGACAAGACCCCAACAGAATATGTATATTGATAGCGAAAAACGAGCGCGGTCATTTGCAGAATTACATCAAGATTTTGGGGTATTTATTGTGCGTATGGTGAATGAAACTAGACACAGACGCACGCTGGACCCCAATGATAGTAATTCTACATGA
- the LOC140045525 gene encoding mitochondrial import inner membrane translocase subunit Tim22-like translates to MESEKTINVGELSDNKVSDIPFSTLNLMDQLLGANKNKTSSEIRTFGIPHPFKQKNELLVEGVFESCTFKTVISCVLGFGLGAAIGLFAASVDPVDPDKLAKQRARDVLKDMGKKSFFHAKNFAVIGAMFAGVECLVESHRGQSDWKNSPIAGCVTGGAIGLRAGLKPGIFGCAGFAAFSMAIDYYLHSH, encoded by the exons ATGGAAAGTGAGAAAACGATTAATGTTGGTGAATTATCAGATAATAAAGTGTCTGATATACCCTTCTCGACGCTAAACTTAATGGATCAGCTGCTAGGAGCAAATAAGAATAAGACAAGCTCCGAAATTAGAACATTTGGAATTCCACATCCATTTAAACAGAAAAACGAATTGTTAGTGGAGGGTGTTTTTGAAAGTTGTACATTCAAAACAGTCATCAGTTGTGTTTTAG GATTTGGATTAGGAGCAGCAATCGGACTATTTGCAGCCAGTGTAGATCCAGTCGACCCAGATAAATTAGCAAAACAAAGAGCAAGAGATGTCTTGAAAGATATGGGAAAGAAAAGTTTTTTTCACGCAAAGAATTTTGCAGTAATTGGTGCAATGTTTGCAGGAGTTGAATGCCTTGTTGAATCA CATCGTGGACAAAGTGACTGGAAGAACAGCCCAATAGCTGGATGTGTTACAGGAGGAGCTATTGGTTTGAGAG CTGGACTCAAACCAGGTATTTTTGGTTGTGCTGGATTTGCAGCCTTTTCAATGGCTATTGATTACTACCTTCATTCTCATTGA
- the LOC140045526 gene encoding DNA polymerase delta subunit 4-like: MMSSSKVTDYFSVKKGHESKLSKKPKSQVKHVPKITESQQTDSNKHAEKLHQKQLNVLRTFDMKWEYGPCVGVSRLERWQHADQHNLNPPLAIKKLIEDHSTDEEYTQCVWNSYEL; the protein is encoded by the exons ATGATGTCTTCATCTAAGGTAACTGACTATTTTTCCGTGAAAAAAGGCCACGAATCAAAGTTATCAAAGAAACCAAAATCTCAAGTAAAGCATGTACCGAAAAtaacag AATCACAACAAACAGACAGTAACAAACATGCAGAAAAATTGCATCAAAAACAACTGAACGTGCTGAGGACATTTGACATGAAATGGGAGTATGGCCCATGTGTGG gTGTGAGCAGGTTGGAGAGATGGCAGCATGCCGACCAACATAACTTAAACCCACCACTTGCTATTAAAAAATTGATTGAAGATCATAGTACTGATGAAGAGTATACACAGTG cGTGTGGAATAGCTATGAATTATAA